One segment of Vibrio gazogenes DNA contains the following:
- a CDS encoding beta-ketoacyl synthase N-terminal-like domain-containing protein, which translates to MEKNGIEVAIVGIAGKYPQADNVQDFFDNLKHGKECLTTFTDEELQASDPWYTQDANYVKRAGIINDATGFDNKFFNISNRDALLTDPQQRIFLQTAWHALEDAGCDPFTYQGDIALYGGSSSNTYLSHHIFNSDYRHEINQYPVVLGNEKDFLCTRVSHALNLRGPAMTIQTGCSTSLVAVHMACQSLLNGECDIAMAGGVTIRFPVKAGYKYQDGGILSPDGHCRPFDQDACGTVVSDGCGIVVLKLLEDALRDRDQIYCVIKGSSINNDGQDKMGFTSPSISGQARVIEDTLQLSCIDASQISYVETHGTGTKLGDPIEINALKEVYSGHQGQKVKLGSVKANIGHTDSASGISGLIKVALMMKHHTLLPQIHFNQPNPLLELDNSPLEVNTQLADWYDHDTDIRYAAVSSFGLGGTNAHMIVESGDIYLSPSSHTPSKPQHILLSGRTAHDLIRNSQQIAAAVQHDTDQDLADIAYTLATGRHHFPYRQWVQAENVDELHHQLAALTENTVYQPTGICRIKIYQTQDLTLSETFVNSANYFNFAELPEKHRFLAELCEQMVVEPLEVEVIYTNELIDKVMIYAYNADIKKVAETDCEISYLGNDDIFNILCWLWQQGLTIHWEKFYAVQPVRKVSLPGYAFNQTVFEIEPTNTSNALTTQPEAEQPTSDDSAITLESIQDKIRQLWLNDLGETIPSAETTDIYELCGDSFTALQMNIELEDFYEISLSNKTFIENNTLNKISEVIYHLKHGNEHSTFDEHIVCFNDQGDLAPVFLIHPAGGTVMGYKEVARSLPEGHPVYGIQYPFRDEGNDIVSMCDLARHYNEKITALYPTGNLILAGHSFGGNAALEMALQFEQAGRTIEQVIMFDSHPPQAYFSNTVFSEQQFLASFPVICGMFFNTKEPLNDMKSDTLEDVVDYLKQKGWVPWGFSTEEFKLYYELWRSNHNTLRTHMPSEKLKADLIFFKAAVFQPQEILDVLNISLVEGTEIAQWQCFAQSTIKEFVVPGTHYTMLDKENVDVIADILHELLTVTAAA; encoded by the coding sequence ATGGAAAAAAATGGCATAGAGGTAGCAATCGTCGGAATTGCAGGCAAATACCCACAAGCCGATAATGTTCAGGACTTTTTTGATAACCTTAAACACGGCAAAGAGTGCTTAACCACATTCACTGATGAAGAGTTACAAGCAAGTGACCCTTGGTACACTCAGGATGCAAACTACGTCAAACGAGCGGGCATCATCAATGACGCAACCGGATTTGATAATAAGTTTTTTAATATCTCGAACCGGGACGCGCTATTAACTGACCCACAACAGCGGATCTTTTTACAAACCGCATGGCACGCATTGGAAGATGCCGGGTGTGATCCATTCACCTATCAGGGGGATATCGCCCTGTATGGCGGCAGTAGTTCAAATACGTATCTGTCTCACCATATTTTTAATTCAGATTATCGCCATGAAATCAATCAATACCCCGTTGTCCTCGGCAATGAAAAAGACTTTCTCTGCACGCGAGTCTCTCACGCCCTGAACCTACGTGGCCCGGCGATGACCATTCAGACCGGATGCTCTACCTCTCTGGTTGCCGTTCATATGGCCTGCCAGAGTCTACTCAACGGCGAGTGTGATATTGCCATGGCTGGCGGTGTGACCATTCGCTTCCCCGTCAAAGCAGGCTATAAATATCAGGATGGCGGTATCTTATCGCCTGATGGTCACTGTCGCCCGTTTGACCAAGATGCCTGCGGTACCGTGGTCAGTGATGGCTGTGGTATTGTCGTGCTGAAATTACTCGAAGACGCATTACGTGACCGCGACCAGATCTACTGTGTGATCAAAGGATCATCAATCAATAATGATGGTCAGGATAAAATGGGGTTCACCTCCCCCAGCATTTCCGGACAAGCTCGTGTCATTGAAGATACGTTACAGTTATCCTGTATCGACGCCAGTCAGATCAGCTATGTAGAAACCCATGGCACCGGCACTAAGCTGGGCGATCCGATTGAAATCAATGCCCTCAAAGAGGTTTATAGCGGTCATCAAGGTCAGAAAGTCAAACTCGGCTCAGTCAAAGCCAATATCGGCCATACCGATAGCGCCTCAGGCATCAGCGGATTGATCAAAGTCGCACTGATGATGAAACATCATACCTTGCTGCCCCAGATTCACTTTAATCAACCCAATCCACTGCTTGAACTTGACAACAGTCCCTTGGAAGTCAACACCCAACTGGCCGACTGGTATGATCATGACACCGATATACGCTATGCAGCCGTCAGCTCTTTCGGTCTGGGGGGCACCAATGCCCATATGATTGTTGAGTCTGGCGATATCTATCTGTCCCCTTCATCACACACACCATCTAAACCACAACACATCTTACTGTCCGGGCGGACAGCACACGATTTGATTCGCAATAGTCAGCAAATCGCTGCAGCGGTTCAGCACGACACCGATCAAGATTTGGCAGATATTGCCTATACACTGGCAACCGGAAGACATCACTTCCCATATCGTCAGTGGGTTCAGGCCGAGAATGTTGACGAGTTACATCATCAACTCGCAGCGCTCACCGAAAATACGGTTTATCAGCCCACCGGAATTTGTCGGATTAAAATCTACCAGACTCAGGATCTGACCTTATCAGAAACTTTCGTCAATAGTGCCAACTATTTCAACTTTGCGGAACTGCCAGAAAAACACCGTTTCCTTGCAGAATTATGCGAACAAATGGTCGTCGAACCATTAGAAGTTGAAGTGATCTATACCAATGAACTGATCGATAAAGTAATGATTTATGCCTACAACGCAGACATCAAAAAAGTGGCGGAGACCGACTGCGAAATTTCCTATCTGGGCAACGACGATATATTCAATATACTTTGCTGGTTATGGCAACAAGGCCTGACTATCCATTGGGAAAAATTCTACGCAGTTCAGCCCGTTCGGAAGGTATCACTGCCAGGTTATGCGTTTAATCAAACCGTCTTTGAAATTGAGCCGACCAATACCAGCAACGCGCTCACCACCCAACCGGAGGCTGAACAGCCCACTTCTGACGACTCAGCAATAACATTGGAAAGTATTCAAGACAAAATCCGGCAACTCTGGCTCAATGACTTAGGCGAAACGATCCCTTCAGCTGAAACCACTGACATCTATGAGTTATGCGGTGACTCATTTACCGCACTCCAGATGAATATTGAGCTGGAAGATTTCTATGAAATATCTTTATCGAATAAAACTTTCATTGAAAACAATACGTTAAATAAAATATCCGAAGTGATTTATCATCTCAAACATGGCAATGAACATTCTACTTTTGATGAGCATATTGTCTGTTTCAATGACCAAGGAGATCTTGCCCCGGTATTCCTGATTCACCCGGCAGGCGGCACCGTCATGGGCTATAAAGAAGTCGCACGTAGCCTGCCAGAAGGTCACCCCGTTTATGGGATTCAGTACCCCTTTCGCGATGAAGGCAATGACATTGTCTCCATGTGTGATTTAGCCCGTCATTATAACGAGAAAATCACCGCGCTTTACCCCACCGGAAATCTGATCCTTGCCGGTCATTCATTCGGGGGCAATGCTGCGCTGGAAATGGCGCTTCAGTTCGAACAAGCGGGCAGAACCATCGAGCAAGTCATTATGTTTGACAGCCATCCGCCACAAGCATACTTCTCAAACACGGTCTTCAGCGAACAGCAGTTCCTGGCGTCATTTCCCGTCATCTGCGGCATGTTTTTTAACACCAAAGAACCGCTCAATGATATGAAAAGTGACACGCTTGAAGACGTGGTCGATTACCTCAAACAGAAAGGCTGGGTTCCTTGGGGATTCAGTACCGAAGAATTCAAACTGTACTACGAATTATGGCGCAGTAATCACAATACCTTGAGAACACATATGCCATCCGAAAAACTCAAAGCAGATCTAATCTTCTTCAAAGCGGCAGTGTTCCAACCCCAAGAGATACTGGATGTACTGAACATCTCCTTGGTTGAAGGCACCGAAATCGCACAATGGCAATGCTTTGCTCAATCCACAATCAAAGAGTTCGTCGTTCCCGGAACCCATTACACTATGCTGGACAAAGAAAACGTCGATGTCATTGCTGACATCCTGCATGAATTGCTCACCGTAACCGCCGCAGCTTAG
- a CDS encoding alpha/beta hydrolase family protein: MTQPRPLPKGQTPARLNARGIDFSDYQKIDYRVNRKGEDCVEVCCSLAAHLDELACEKLAAGHQLSACRFSYKAAALYRIAHYGLLEFDEEKAALYQKELDIFSRALALDNRFSAERTEIPYKNGQLVGWLMKPLNCSDDVPVVIATGGITGFKEEVHYVITHFLERGIAVLNIDGPGQGETFYQYNISVEPESEQAHEVMIDYLLNRDDVGNDIALYGLCMGGLLMARTAAVHQDKVKAIISMGGGYELSSCIKEHPQFEAVFAYRGNIAIADVHPFIDRFAMNTLSTTIDCPLLIIHNRPDFLIPSSNVKRIYEEATTTDKQQVFFKGAEHNAHNANAEACALAADWLVERLLNRQETSDAPAQARQADLVAG, from the coding sequence ATGACTCAACCACGCCCATTACCAAAAGGACAAACACCGGCCAGATTAAATGCCCGGGGTATCGATTTTTCTGATTATCAAAAAATCGACTACCGCGTCAATCGTAAAGGTGAAGACTGCGTCGAAGTCTGCTGCTCACTGGCAGCGCACCTCGATGAACTCGCCTGCGAAAAACTCGCCGCCGGACATCAACTGAGCGCCTGCCGATTCTCATATAAAGCAGCGGCTTTATACCGAATTGCCCATTACGGGCTGCTAGAATTTGATGAAGAGAAAGCAGCGTTATATCAGAAAGAATTAGACATTTTCTCCCGGGCACTGGCGCTCGATAACCGCTTTAGCGCAGAAAGAACCGAAATTCCCTACAAAAACGGGCAATTGGTCGGCTGGCTGATGAAGCCATTGAATTGTAGCGATGATGTCCCCGTTGTAATTGCAACCGGGGGCATAACCGGCTTTAAAGAAGAAGTCCATTATGTGATTACCCATTTTCTCGAACGGGGAATCGCGGTCTTAAATATTGACGGTCCGGGACAAGGAGAAACTTTCTACCAATATAACATCAGTGTTGAACCCGAATCAGAACAAGCCCATGAGGTGATGATTGATTACTTGCTCAATCGCGATGACGTCGGCAACGATATTGCTCTATATGGTTTATGTATGGGCGGATTATTAATGGCCAGAACCGCAGCGGTACATCAGGATAAGGTCAAAGCGATTATCTCGATGGGTGGCGGCTATGAGCTGTCAAGCTGCATCAAAGAACATCCTCAATTTGAAGCGGTATTTGCCTATCGTGGCAATATAGCCATTGCCGATGTCCATCCATTTATCGATCGTTTCGCCATGAATACACTGTCCACGACCATTGATTGTCCGCTGTTGATCATTCACAACCGCCCGGACTTTTTAATTCCGTCATCGAACGTTAAGCGCATTTATGAAGAAGCAACCACCACCGATAAACAACAGGTCTTCTTTAAAGGTGCGGAACACAATGCACATAATGCCAATGCAGAAGCTTGCGCGCTGGCTGCCGACTGGCTGGTGGAACGATTACTCAATCGTCAGGAAACCAGTGATGCTCCGGCACAAGCCAGACAAGCCGATTTAGTGGCTGGATAA
- a CDS encoding RebB family R body protein: protein MSKGATTDKAKQSVAQSTAIAVQDAVDNLRNLNTISTTAIGVALSQLLATGDEKYIKVIEQAQQVMEKGTANFSELGNKAAEVAKKFD from the coding sequence ATGTCGAAAGGAGCAACCACTGACAAGGCGAAACAGTCCGTTGCACAGTCAACGGCGATTGCCGTTCAGGATGCTGTCGATAATCTCCGCAACCTCAATACGATCAGTACCACTGCGATTGGGGTGGCATTGTCACAGTTGTTGGCCACCGGTGATGAAAAATATATCAAGGTTATCGAACAAGCTCAGCAAGTGATGGAAAAAGGGACTGCGAATTTTTCTGAGCTGGGGAATAAAGCGGCAGAAGTCGCGAAGAAATTCGATTGA
- a CDS encoding RebB family R body protein, with product MAKQENTDLEQVDEMINQLTESAMSDTMGLHMQNAVTIQQGMQAISNASTSTACALILQQG from the coding sequence ATGGCAAAACAGGAAAATACCGATCTGGAACAGGTCGATGAGATGATCAACCAACTGACCGAATCTGCCATGTCAGATACCATGGGATTGCATATGCAAAATGCAGTGACGATTCAACAGGGGATGCAAGCCATCAGTAACGCTTCAACATCCACCGCTTGCGCCCTGATTTTACAACAAGGTTAA
- a CDS encoding RebB family R body protein, translating to MSKKVNEQITDSITQTNTQVLASSPANAMGNLYTAMSLAMSNLNHNATSAQQQAGITMQSATVQGINSLTAIGTAVLGRAAEDIVEKG from the coding sequence ATGTCTAAAAAAGTGAACGAACAAATTACGGATTCAATCACTCAGACCAATACGCAGGTACTGGCGAGTTCTCCAGCCAATGCGATGGGGAATCTCTACACTGCAATGAGTCTGGCGATGTCGAATCTCAACCATAATGCGACATCGGCACAGCAACAGGCCGGCATCACGATGCAATCGGCAACGGTTCAGGGGATTAACTCACTGACGGCTATCGGCACTGCGGTATTGGGTCGTGCGGCCGAAGATATCGTCGAAAAAGGTTAG
- a CDS encoding RebB family R body protein: MMQEQNPRYENESRQELPQQTIEHFNTLQVYTAQPTSLLETTLADTLGLSMYNAITNQQQSQMTTAASVTNACARLLQTQSPAMSAPPRKDSHAEPAIFVDGSDRLSPDAGESDNTAVDTKTTKRFNLFKFLKRNKQQPEETQE, translated from the coding sequence ATGATGCAAGAGCAGAATCCCCGCTATGAAAATGAATCGCGCCAAGAGTTACCCCAGCAGACGATTGAACATTTCAATACATTGCAGGTATATACCGCCCAGCCGACCAGCCTGTTGGAAACAACATTGGCAGATACGTTGGGGCTGTCGATGTATAACGCGATCACCAATCAACAACAGTCACAAATGACAACCGCAGCGTCGGTGACCAATGCTTGTGCCCGGCTGCTGCAAACGCAGTCTCCCGCGATGTCAGCGCCACCCCGAAAAGATTCACATGCCGAGCCCGCGATTTTTGTCGATGGCTCGGATCGTTTATCTCCGGATGCCGGTGAATCAGACAATACCGCGGTAGACACCAAAACAACCAAGCGTTTTAACTTATTCAAGTTTTTAAAACGGAATAAACAACAGCCGGAGGAAACACAAGAATGA
- a CDS encoding RebB family R body protein: MKDTVRPPEPDQSAFNSAFQSVAQSTALALSDATDNLRNLNTLSTTAIGSALSQMLETGDLKYADIIEQAQKVVTHGADNFGVVGEKIATVLYDSSK; the protein is encoded by the coding sequence ATGAAAGACACTGTACGCCCTCCTGAGCCGGATCAAAGTGCATTCAATTCTGCGTTTCAGTCGGTCGCTCAATCGACTGCACTGGCATTATCGGATGCGACAGACAACCTGCGTAACCTCAACACGCTCAGTACCACGGCAATAGGTTCCGCATTGAGTCAGATGTTAGAGACCGGCGATTTGAAGTATGCCGATATCATTGAGCAGGCTCAAAAAGTCGTGACCCATGGTGCGGATAACTTTGGCGTCGTCGGGGAAAAAATTGCCACCGTGCTGTACGACTCTTCCAAATAA
- a CDS encoding RebB family R body protein, with translation MPVNEQVTDSVTQVNTKVVGETPAMAMGNLLMSTGQALGTAAHNATAAQQQAQITMQAATVQGVNSLMSIGGSVVGRSAEGIIEKD, from the coding sequence ATGCCAGTAAATGAACAAGTGACTGACTCGGTCACACAAGTCAATACCAAAGTCGTTGGTGAAACACCTGCTATGGCAATGGGTAACTTACTGATGTCAACCGGCCAAGCGTTAGGAACGGCTGCTCATAATGCAACGGCTGCTCAGCAGCAAGCGCAAATTACGATGCAGGCTGCCACAGTGCAGGGCGTCAACTCATTGATGTCTATCGGTGGCTCGGTTGTTGGTCGTAGCGCTGAAGGCATTATTGAGAAAGATTAA
- a CDS encoding RebB family R body protein has protein sequence MPVNEQITDSVTQVNTKVVGETPAMAMGNLLMSTSHALSNAAHNATAAQQQAQITMQAATVQGVNSLMAIGSSVIGRGAEGIIEKG, from the coding sequence ATGCCAGTGAATGAACAAATTACCGATTCAGTAACACAGGTAAATACAAAAGTTGTCGGGGAAACTCCCGCGATGGCAATGGGCAACCTGCTGATGTCAACCAGCCATGCATTAAGTAATGCAGCACATAATGCAACAGCGGCTCAACAACAGGCTCAAATTACCATGCAGGCCGCGACCGTGCAGGGCGTCAATTCTTTGATGGCCATCGGTTCTTCCGTCATTGGGCGGGGTGCTGAAGGCATCATTGAAAAAGGTTAA
- a CDS encoding RebB family R body protein, which yields MPVNDAVTDSVTQVNTEAVGSTPAAAIGNLLISTSHAMGLTAHSSVSANQQGTLVHQTSTVQGVNSLLSTGSAIVGRSVELILEPSSKKKS from the coding sequence ATGCCAGTAAATGATGCGGTTACCGATTCGGTAACCCAAGTCAACACGGAAGCCGTTGGCAGTACACCGGCTGCGGCGATTGGGAATCTGCTGATTTCCACGAGCCATGCGATGGGGCTGACAGCGCACAGCAGTGTAAGCGCGAACCAGCAGGGAACTTTGGTCCACCAGACCTCGACAGTACAGGGTGTCAATTCATTGCTGAGTACCGGTAGTGCAATTGTCGGTCGTAGTGTCGAGCTCATTCTAGAACCAAGTAGCAAGAAGAAAAGCTAA
- a CDS encoding RebB family R body protein, translating to MEIDVQKLLSELTPKVSRNTQLNLVAASLGRAAENATQVQQQIQTIVVTNTALSSSLIYAIALKSSSS from the coding sequence ATGGAAATTGATGTTCAGAAGTTATTAAGCGAATTGACACCCAAAGTTTCACGAAACACGCAGTTGAATCTGGTTGCAGCCTCACTTGGCCGGGCCGCAGAGAATGCAACTCAGGTTCAGCAGCAGATACAGACAATTGTCGTAACCAACACTGCACTAAGTTCGAGTTTGATTTACGCCATTGCACTGAAAAGTTCGTCGTCCTGA
- a CDS encoding AraC family transcriptional regulator: MINKTHHLYDSSTSHASVTFNHDKNFFYPILGDSNLMKRIKQQIRFASEVNFPVFISGEAGCEKKDVACNIHYHSARSRDPFICVPANLHNAQTYRDYLCHCIEQIGNGSIYLEEVDKLDPSFKDELIFLLTQDSFQDALRKNRIRLIVSCTEPFYNLPSEQQFIAKILGSSVPQFNFHLPALRERKQDIEQHIQYILSRFERQVLFSDDAQEQLKEYEWPGNISQLQNILLLITSLDQTEITADDLTRLGLCQKATPKIDLIEHLLHHDQSSWNNMHPALTKALLFLSEHFHEDISLSQIAAASYTSASHLSYLFREHLGSSFKTMLCQLRIREAQRLIMTNPLIKITDVCMSAGFGDLSHFEKMFKRYTGCTPREYRQEQRREHDYFVAH, encoded by the coding sequence ATGATAAATAAGACACATCACTTATACGACTCATCTACATCTCATGCTTCTGTAACTTTTAATCACGACAAAAATTTTTTCTATCCTATTCTTGGTGATTCGAATTTAATGAAGCGGATTAAACAACAAATTCGCTTTGCCTCAGAAGTTAACTTTCCTGTCTTCATATCCGGTGAGGCGGGTTGTGAAAAAAAAGATGTGGCATGTAACATCCACTATCACAGTGCTCGCTCTCGAGATCCGTTCATCTGTGTTCCCGCGAATCTTCATAATGCGCAAACTTATCGTGACTATCTCTGTCATTGTATTGAGCAAATTGGGAACGGTTCTATTTATCTGGAAGAAGTCGATAAATTAGACCCCTCATTCAAAGACGAATTGATTTTCTTATTAACACAAGATTCATTTCAAGATGCATTAAGAAAAAATAGAATTCGTTTAATTGTTTCCTGTACTGAACCTTTTTATAACTTACCTTCTGAACAGCAGTTTATTGCCAAAATATTAGGTTCTTCAGTGCCTCAGTTTAATTTTCACTTGCCAGCATTACGTGAGAGGAAACAAGATATTGAACAGCATATTCAATACATTTTGAGTCGCTTTGAACGACAGGTTTTATTTTCTGATGATGCTCAAGAACAACTGAAAGAATATGAGTGGCCTGGCAATATTAGTCAGTTACAAAATATATTATTGTTAATTACCTCATTGGATCAGACAGAGATCACGGCTGATGATCTGACGCGTTTAGGACTCTGTCAAAAAGCAACGCCAAAAATAGATTTGATCGAGCATTTACTCCACCATGACCAATCATCATGGAACAATATGCATCCTGCATTAACCAAAGCATTACTGTTTTTAAGTGAACACTTCCACGAAGACATCTCTTTGAGCCAAATCGCCGCCGCCAGTTATACCAGTGCCTCTCATTTATCATATCTGTTCCGAGAACATCTGGGGTCTTCATTTAAAACGATGTTGTGTCAGCTCCGGATTCGTGAAGCCCAACGTCTGATCATGACCAATCCACTGATCAAGATCACCGATGTGTGTATGAGTGCCGGGTTTGGCGATCTCAGTCATTTTGAAAAAATGTTCAAACGTTATACCGGTTGTACACCAAGAGAGTACCGGCAAGAACAACGCCGGGAACACGATTATTTCGTCGCCCATTAA
- a CDS encoding PTS transporter subunit EIIC: MAYEKLAAEIVESVGGAANIDSLVHCATRLRFKLVDMSATNRELLQENSAVIAVVESGGQFQVVIGNHVGDVFNAIQSFLKHGGVLPVDGEATSDAAEKEKQSILSSFIDIVSGIFTPLLGIMAASGILKGLLALGVATQVLTTSSGTYQILNAASDALFFFFPIALGYTSGVKFGGNPFVTMAIGGALVHPSMLAAFHAQQLPDAAGIEFLGIPVTFMNYASSVMPIIFAAFVSCKLEKLLKHRIPSAVTNLITPMLCIMITTPLTFLLIGPAATWVSHLLASGFEVIYSASPMIAGVVIGAFWQVFVIFGLHWGFVPIMVNNLSVLGADTIGPLCLAAVLAQAGAALGVFLRSRDTKTRALASSAFTTGLFGITEPAIYGVTLPRKRPFIFGCFGGAIGGGIIGLYQTKVFSFSLPSILTFPQYIPATGVDASVWAAMVGSVVGIVLSAGLTFFFGEPRGEKLADPVPASAEK, translated from the coding sequence ATGGCTTATGAAAAACTTGCTGCCGAGATCGTTGAGTCGGTCGGTGGCGCTGCAAATATTGACAGTCTGGTCCATTGTGCGACTCGATTGAGATTTAAACTGGTTGATATGTCGGCAACGAATCGCGAGTTGCTGCAAGAGAACTCAGCGGTGATCGCCGTGGTAGAAAGTGGCGGCCAGTTTCAGGTTGTGATCGGCAACCATGTCGGTGATGTGTTCAATGCCATCCAGTCTTTCCTGAAGCATGGCGGGGTTCTGCCAGTCGATGGGGAAGCAACATCTGACGCCGCCGAGAAAGAAAAACAGAGTATTCTGAGTTCGTTTATTGATATTGTCTCCGGTATTTTTACGCCGTTACTGGGTATTATGGCGGCTTCGGGAATCCTCAAAGGTTTGCTGGCATTAGGCGTTGCAACACAGGTTCTGACAACGAGTAGTGGTACTTATCAGATTCTCAATGCGGCCAGTGATGCACTGTTCTTCTTTTTCCCGATTGCCCTTGGATACACCTCCGGTGTGAAATTCGGTGGTAATCCATTTGTGACGATGGCGATTGGTGGCGCATTAGTTCATCCGTCAATGCTCGCTGCTTTTCACGCGCAGCAATTACCCGATGCCGCAGGCATCGAATTCCTCGGCATTCCGGTAACATTTATGAATTATGCATCTTCAGTGATGCCGATTATTTTTGCCGCGTTTGTGAGTTGTAAACTCGAAAAACTCTTGAAACATCGCATTCCCAGTGCTGTCACAAATCTGATTACACCCATGCTATGTATCATGATTACCACGCCTTTGACTTTCTTGCTTATCGGTCCGGCGGCAACCTGGGTCAGCCACTTATTGGCCAGCGGATTTGAGGTGATTTACAGTGCTAGCCCAATGATTGCCGGAGTCGTGATTGGTGCTTTCTGGCAGGTATTCGTAATTTTTGGTCTGCATTGGGGCTTCGTACCGATCATGGTCAACAACCTCAGCGTGCTGGGGGCTGATACCATCGGGCCACTTTGTCTGGCCGCGGTATTGGCACAAGCCGGTGCTGCATTGGGTGTCTTCCTCAGATCGCGGGATACGAAAACCCGAGCACTGGCCAGTTCTGCATTTACCACCGGCTTGTTCGGTATTACTGAACCTGCGATTTATGGGGTGACTTTACCGCGTAAACGGCCATTCATCTTTGGGTGTTTCGGTGGTGCAATCGGTGGTGGGATTATTGGCTTGTATCAGACCAAAGTGTTTTCATTTTCATTGCCCAGTATCCTGACATTTCCGCAATATATTCCTGCAACAGGTGTGGATGCATCCGTTTGGGCTGCAATGGTCGGTTCGGTTGTCGGGATTGTCCTTTCCGCCGGGCTGACTTTCTTTTTCGGTGAACCACGTGGCGAGAAACTTGCCGACCCGGTGCCTGCATCGGCGGAAAAATAG